Below is a genomic region from Patescibacteria group bacterium.
AACCTCGGTTAAATATAAATTGTTCGCTGGCGATGAAACGGAAATTAAGCAGGGAGAAATCACCGGCGTTACCGATCATCAAGCGGCGTTAAAGCAAGTTTTAAGGGATGTCGGCGGGCTGCAGGATTTAGAGGCGGTCGGCCATCGGATAGTGCATGGCGGGCATAAATTTTTTAAACCGCTGGTAATAAACCAAGATAATTTTTTGGAATTAGAGCAGTTTAATAATCTGGCGCCTTTGCATAATCCTTATAATTTAGCCGGCATTAAAGCGGCGGTTGGATATCTGCCGCAAATTAAGCAGGTGGCGGTTTTTGATACGGCTTTTTACGCTGATTTGCCGGAGATTTCCCGCCTTTACGCCCTGCCTAAAGAAATAAGCGAAAAATATAAAATTTATCGCTACGGCTTTCACGGCACTTCGCATAAATACGCTATGCAGGAAAGCGCTAAACTGCTTAAAACGGAAGTTAGTAAAATCAGTTTAATCAGCTGCCATTTGGGCGGCGGCTGGTCAATTACGGCCATAAAAAACGGCCGGCCGATTGACACTTCTATGGGCCTGACTCCGCTTGAGGGTTTAGTGATGATGACCAGGGCCGGAGATATTGACCCGGGAATAATTTTTAAGCTTTTGGAAGAAATGCCG
It encodes:
- a CDS encoding acetate/propionate family kinase, encoding MSILVINSGSTSVKYKLFAGDETEIKQGEITGVTDHQAALKQVLRDVGGLQDLEAVGHRIVHGGHKFFKPLVINQDNFLELEQFNNLAPLHNPYNLAGIKAAVGYLPQIKQVAVFDTAFYADLPEISRLYALPKEISEKYKIYRYGFHGTSHKYAMQESAKLLKTEVSKISLISCHLGGGWSITAIKNGRPIDTSMGLTPLEGLVMMTRAGDIDPGIIFKLLEEMPEEINRDKLAMVYDLLNKQSGIKGLSGVNDFQQLLKMVSLGSQEANLAFDLAINRLIKYIGAYWTELEGKAQAIVFTGAIGAGNPLTRNQVMKKIKCLGKLPMLAVKTNEELMIMREVKELIGNH